A genomic window from Leishmania braziliensis MHOM/BR/75/M2904 complete genome, chromosome 19 includes:
- a CDS encoding putative protein kinase translates to MMLPPSAPSWDPGPPDPALYSTTSSHDDTPEYADTPTSPSCLHSVRKTPRGLSAEDGTASPTPASMEMSKRETHHSQCSTAQPLKPLTAGLSLASVAEVPRCTLAGVTTQRSSDLPHSSMDGGGVSSALIRATPTESLAQVDGPLRLPLFTNPSSVRLRLDVMLQVSSGNAISDQARTSVSSTSSNRREVSRTRQQSPLTFVSQLPSDSCIRASSLAGFCVQHVKAHGRNEGPFPAPPSVHPALSTTNSAGVVSVLSDTHFDRSVDDACGTVESNFIGAAAASCTVVHATPSAFGTPPRPSTALSSSLAGVGGAPSLNSSNPSTSVSALKDRHSSGTGMDWVPSKSSSLQPFRASLLDSDDVGAEDFGSEVSGTEVTSVRVEVSHRRCDSAVAGGRCSRLASGRSVSTPVSGALGGFAPDVSGTSAGGTTASAAAVRPAGTGSGGGAEVQATGCPFGWRMFSSLTSQRGSGDGGAPASSLGIFQSGLFLSMDESDALPASVMDVPMTPQSFSTMLLARENGEGVPYTFRTSSAASVSTTNGARVSPFPPPVPECSDTLLGLSSQQATILSGAAEEVWCRDRVTVKRTEEWCVDGGDRDSHGACTRSTTVTSGFGQRPSLVTDSGSAGLVLGGHYMTPLSSFHLATGSSQPEMPMSGVNVDEIPSTPTDLTALPHPPPLFSARHRRQRQGGLHRNCGGGVGSSSSRVDWETGVIETDRLDRARAVSKDSARSYEIVNEKYVMYDYELGKGSYSTVKLSYNLVDGHFYAVKVLDCARLKRRQLGSEASLCKIDQEITMMKQVQHRNIIALHEVIRDPSMRYVYLVLELAESREVLSMRDNGDVLPRGENAASKAYPEDTTREIVKGLLQALMYAHYLGVAHRDIKPSNVLRTADGTVKLCDFGVSVLAGEVAMQLNREGSVAFLAPELLLSREADVSRSVTPPDSSPSTTQNRSALHILGDDTLARTACITVTSTTTTTSAMQLASSVRQASPMEEAATSAPCLTAVFADAPLQPSPRATSSRSPQREMASLSGDTSSSIPPQASSVSLPQRDARGDGGAPHRAFFRTSSLSPRGTAAPAHGTADVMASATPCSGNVSAASPLTGTSWTSTPAVQQLGYPLIAVDHTPVDLFKADVFALGVTVYTMLLGQLPWRASSAESQRTAILAEPDPFLRLYKAAYGDAYTWPAKIREACMPCCDMIAGDAFPVTSPATMLASNKDGRSASHGNANSERSEEPRVCAAEKGNGAAPSRTTALPCKWTQWSSTGASQDECTSGPERCALTAMKLVAAPHFYCDVTTRRDPNSVNHVAECSSKTTGLSCPTSHLLATKATAGSSRALSDLAQARSDDDDSRVEFAASLPPMPPMPQQPPQWKSLVDVSLGSVPIKKATAADTSTTEQAQMTVTHPRGSDSERVEGDLRDMNATRACVTSSTSASTLLPSQSATQARLGAVMKASNAHSTCAGEYAAWQSWGAALKGTEDPPPLRPPRPTTTPDQLNMRHHVLKADNGDWTETDVPDAVTSVRESTMEARQWMRRSPSDLLSTVLSTVVSTTVSCSAATSATSSLSSDDEEDLESCESIYERLFEQEQPCRPYKVAEHMPLPLVPGGSREISGDAVDFVRSCLHLDPTERRTVFELFRHPWIRGEEKAGVAELSTSLKLPRRSSSVDENGGDGESSFRP, encoded by the coding sequence ATGATGCTACCGCCTAGTGCACCGTCTTGGGATCCAGGCCCACCTGACCCGGCTCTGTACTCCACAACCTCCTCGCACGACGACACACCCGAGTACGCTGACACTCCCACTTCACCGAGTTGTTTGCACAGTGTACGCAAGACACCACGTGGACTCTCTGCTGAAGATGGCACGGCCTCTCCAACCCCCGCTTCTATGGAGATGTCAAAGAGGGAAACTCACCATTCCCAGTGTAGCACTGCTCAACCTCTGAAGCCACTCACGGCAGGGCTATCTCTAGCGTCCGTGGCTGAGGTGCCACGCTGCACGTTGGCGGGAGTAACGAcgcaacgcagcagcgatCTACCACATTCCTCCAtggacggcggtggcgtgtcCTCGGCATTGATTCGAGCAACACCTACAGAGTCCCTAGCGCAAGTGGATGGTCCGCTGCGATTGCCGTTGTTTACCAACCCGTCCTCTGTACGCCTGCGCCTGGACGTGATGCTGCAAGTATCCAGCGGCAACGCAATCTCTGACCAGGCTAGAACCAGCGTATCCTCAACATCAAGCAATCGCAGAGAGGTCTCCAGGACGCGGCAACAGTCCCCGCTAACCTTCGTTTCTCAGCTGCCCTCCGACTCCTGCATACGAGCATCGTCGTTGGCGGGATTTTGTGTCCAACATGTCAAGGCGCACGGGCGCAACGAAGGACCGTTTCCTGCCCCGCCGTCGGTGCACCCCGCCTTGTCGACGACTAATTCCGCGGGCGTAGTGTCCGTCTTATCTGATACGCACTTTGACAGGAGTGTCGATGATGCATGCGGTACCGTCGAGTCGAACTTTATTggagccgccgctgcgtcgtgcACGGTAGTGCATGCGACTCCGAGCGCATTTGGCACTCCACCTCGCCCCAGCACtgcgctcagcagcagtcTCGCCGGCGTCGGCGGAGCGCCATCATTAAACTCTTCCAATCCCTCGACTAGTGTGTCTGCTCTGAAGGATCGCCatagcagcggcaccggcatGGACTGGGTGCCGAGTAAATCGAGCTCGCTACAACCATTCCGCGCGAGCTTGCTCGACAGCGACGATGTCGGCGCAGAGGACTTTGGCAGCGAAGTGTCGGGCACAGAGGTCACCTCTGTCAGAGTGGAGGTCTCTCACAGAAGGTGCGATAGCGCAGTGGCGGGAGGCCGGTGTAGTCGCCTGGCTAGTGGGAGAAGCGTCAGCACCCCTGTCAGTGGTGCGCTCGGTGGTTTCGCACCGGATGTAAGCGGCACCTCAGCAGGGGGAACGACAGCCAGTGCCGCAGCTGTCCGACCCGCAGGAACGGGGAGCGGTGGCGGAGCCGAGGTGCAAGCGACTGGGTGCCCCTTTGGTTGGCGCAtgttctcctccctcacctcccaGCGCGgtagcggcgacggcggagCGCCTGCATCGTCCCTAGGCATATTTCAAAGCggcctttttctttccatgGACGAGAGCGACGCGCTGCCGGCGTCTGTCATGGACGTGCCCATGACGCCACAGAGCTTTTCAACAATGCTGCTGGCGCGGGAGAACGGCGAGGGGGTGCCGTACACCTttcgcaccagcagcgccgcttccgTGTCGACAACAAACGGTGCGCGcgtctctccttttcctcctcctgtgcCCGAGTGTAGCGACACGCTACTTGGGCTGTCCTCACAGCAGGCGACGATTCTGTCAGGAGCCGCGGAGGAAGTCTGGTGCAGAGACAGGGTGACCGTAAAAAGAACGGAGGAGTGGTGCGTCGACGGCGGGGATCGCGACAGCCACGGGGCATGCACCAGGAGTACGACTGTCACCTCCGGGTTCGGACAGCGCCCCAGCCTGGTCACCGACAGCGGAAGCGCTGGGCTCGTCTTGGGCGGACACTACATGACGCCGCTCAGCAGCTTTCATCTCGCCACTGGCAGCAGTCAGCCGGAGATGCCCATGAGCGGTGTCAACGTGGACGAGATCCCTTCCACCCCAACAGACCTCACCGCTTTaccccacccaccgccgctgttctctgcgcgccaccggcgccagcggcaAGGCGGTCTTCACCGCAActgtggcggcggtgtgggcagcagcagctcccgCGTAGATTGGGAGACGGGCGTAATCGAAACGGACAGGCTGGATCGCGCGCGAGCGGTATCAAAGGATAGCGCAAGGTCGTACGAGATTGTGAACGAGAAGTACGTTATGTATGATTACGAGCTGGGCAAAGGGTCCTACTCGACAGTGAAGTTGTCCTATAACTTGGTGGATGGCCATTTCTACGCCGTGAAGGTACTGGATTGTGCTCGACTAAAGCGTCGCCAGCTTGGCTCCGAGGCAAGTCTGTGCAAGATTGATCAAGAAATCACAATGATGAAGCAGGTGCAGCACAGAAACATTATCGCGCTACACGAGGTTATTCGCGACCCCAGCATGCGCTACGTCTACCTTGTGCTAGAACTGGCGGAGTCCAGGGAGGTGCTATCGATGCGAGACAACGGTGATGTGCTGCCACGCGGCGAGAACGCTGCCTCCAAGGCCTACCCGGAGGACACCACGCGTGAGATTGTGAAAGGGCTACTGCAGGCACTCATGTACGCGCACTACCTTGGCGTTGCGCACCGCGACATCAAACCGTCTAACGTGCTGCGCACTGCGGACGGCACAGTGAAGCTGTGCGACTTTGGTGTCTCGGTTCTTGCTGGGGAAGTTGCAATGCAGCTGAACCGCGAAGGCAGCGTGGCGTTCTTGGCCCCGGagttgctgctgtcgaggGAGGCGGATGTTTCGCGCTCTGTGACGCCGCCCGACTCATCTCCGAGCACCACACAAAACAGGAGCGCGCTGCACATACTCGGTGACGACACGCTAGCCAGGACCGCGTGCATAACTGTCACCTCGACTACAACAACCACGAGTGCAATGCAGCTTGCCAGCTCCGTCAGGCAGGCTTCACCCAtggaggaggccgccacGTCGGCCCCGTGTCTCACCGCTGTGTTCGCAGACGCCCCCCTACAACCCAGCCCACGTGCGACATCGTCACGTTCGCCGCAGCGAGAGATGGCGAGCCTCAGTGGCGACACTTCGAGTAGCATTCCTCCACAGGCGTCATCTGTatctctgccgcagcgcgacgcccgcggtgacggtggcgccCCCCATCGAGCTTTCTTCCGCACCTCCTCACTGTCCCcccgcggcactgcagcacctgccCATGGCACCGCAGACGTGATGGCGTCTGCTACTCCTTGCAGTGGTAATGTCTCCGCTGCGTCACCGCTGACGGGTACATCTTGGACGTCCACCCCggccgtgcagcagctgggctATCCGTTGATAGCCGTTGACCACACACCGGTCGACCTGTTCAAGGCGGACGTCTTCGCGCTGGGGGTGACCGTGTATACCATGCTCCTAGGCCAGCTACCGTGGCGggcgtcgagtgcggagTCGCAGCGCACAGCCATACTCGCCGAGCCCGATCCTTTTCTGCGCCTCTACAAGGCGGCGTACGGCGACGCCTACACGTGGCCGGCAAAAATTCGAGAGGCGTGCATGCCGTGTTGTGACATGATCGCCGGCGACGCTTTCCCCGTCACCTCCCCTGCTACCATGTTGGCAAGCAACAAAGATGGCCGCAGCGCCAGTCACGGCAATGCGAACTCAGAGCGAAGTGAGGAGCCGCGGGTGTGTGCAGCGGAAAAGGGCAATGGAGCGGCGCCGTCACGAACGACTGCCCTCCCCTGTAAGTGGACCCAGTGGAGCAGCACGGGAGCGAGCCAGGACGAATGCACCTCGGGGCCGGAGAGGTGTGCGCTGACAGCGATGAAGTTGGTTGCCGCTCCTCACTTTTACTGCGATGTCACCACTCGGAGAGACCCCAACTCGGTCAACCACGTCGCTgagtgcagcagcaaaacTACTGGTTTGTCGTGTCCCACGAGTCACCTGCTGGCGACGAAAGCAACGGCGGGCTCATCTCGCGCCCTAAGCGACCTCGCACAGGCGCGAAGTGATGACGATGACTCGAGGGTGGAGTTTGCAGCATCCCTGCCACCGATGCCACcgatgccgcagcagccccctCAGTGGAAGTCCCTTGTGGACGTCTCCCTTGGCTCGGTCCCCATCAAGAAAGCCACCGCAGCGGACACGTCCACCACGGAGCAAGCTCAGATGACGGTGACGCATCCCCGGGGCAGCGATAGCGAGCGCGTCGAGGGAGACTTGCGGGATATGAACGCCACGAGAGCGTGCGTGACGTcgagcacctccgcctctacGCTACTGCCCTCGCAATCCGCGACCCAGGCACGGCTTGGGGCCGTGATGAAGGCTTCGAACGCGCACTCGACCTGTGCGGGCGAGTATGCGGCCTGGCAGTCGTGGGGCGCAGCGTTGAAGGGTACAGAAGACCCCCCACCGCTGCGACCGCCCAGACCCACGACGACGCCGGATCAGCTGAATATGCGCCATCACGTTCTCAAGGCCGACAACGGCGACTGGACAGAGACTGACGTACCTGATGCGGTAACTAGCGTGAGGGAGAGCACGATGGAAGCGAGGCAGTGGATGCGGCGCTCCCCCAGCGACCTCCTGAGTACTGTTCTGTCAACGGTAGTCAGCACAACCGTATCTTGCAGCGCTGCTACATCGGCCACATCTTCCCTGTCgagcgacgacgaggaggacctAGAATCGTGCGAGAGCATCTACGAGCGACTCTTTGAGCAGGAGCAGCCGTGCCGCCCATACAAGGTAGCGGAGCACATGCCTCTACCTCTAGTGCCAGGCGGCTCTCGCGAGATtagcggcgacgccgtcgaCTTTGTGCGATCGTGTCTCCACCTGGACCCCACAGAACGTCGCACTGTGTTCGAGCTGTTCCGCCATCCCTGGATTcgcggagaggagaaagcgggAGTGGCGGAGCTCAGCACCTCCCTCAAGCTCCCGAGACGGTCCTCGTCAGTGGACGAGAACGGTGGTGACGGGGAATCGTCGTTTCGTCCTTGA